Proteins found in one Paenibacillus borealis genomic segment:
- the rnmV gene encoding ribonuclease M5, whose product MIKELIVVEGKSDTVAVKRAVDADTIETGGSAVDRKVIAKITLAMERRGVIILTDPDHAGERIRKIVSSKVPGCKHAFIPEKDATRKGDIGVENASPEAIRHALQHVHTSFEGAPAVIGLDDLMAAGMMVHAQAAERRMQLGNLLGIGYCNGKQLYKRLAMFGITREEFARAIAQIDQGGITS is encoded by the coding sequence ATGATTAAAGAGTTAATTGTAGTGGAAGGTAAAAGCGACACCGTCGCCGTCAAGCGGGCTGTAGATGCGGATACAATTGAAACGGGCGGTTCAGCAGTGGACCGCAAGGTCATTGCCAAGATCACACTAGCCATGGAACGCAGAGGGGTTATCATCCTTACCGATCCCGATCATGCCGGAGAGCGGATCCGTAAGATTGTCTCCTCGAAGGTACCCGGATGCAAGCATGCATTCATCCCGGAGAAGGATGCTACCCGCAAAGGAGATATTGGTGTGGAGAATGCCTCGCCTGAGGCAATCCGCCATGCGCTGCAGCATGTTCACACTTCTTTTGAAGGGGCGCCGGCGGTAATTGGGCTGGATGATCTTATGGCCGCAGGTATGATGGTACATGCCCAGGCAGCAGAGAGAAGAATGCAGCTTGGCAATCTGCTCGGTATCGGTTATTGCAACGGCAAGCAGTTGTACAAGCGTCTGGCGATGTTCGGTATTACGCGCGAAGAGTTCGCGCGCGCGATCGCCCAAATTGATCAGGGAGGCATTACTTCATGA
- the rsmA gene encoding 16S rRNA (adenine(1518)-N(6)/adenine(1519)-N(6))-dimethyltransferase RsmA — MSDTLNISSPTRTKAIIQRYGFSFKKSLGQNFLIDQNILDKIVDAAGLDSTAGALEIGPGIGALTERLAMTAGAVTAVEIDRRLIPILRDVLSPYPHVKVRNDDVLKVNMQELFAEDFAGVDRVSVVANLPYYVTTPILMKLLEEKLPLDNIVVMIQKEVAERMAASPGGKEYGSLSIAVQYYSEPELVCMVPRTVFIPQPNVESAVIRLKVRERPPVEVADEKHFFDVVQASFTQRRKTIANNLKARFFAEEGRERLEALLAEAGIEPSRRGETLSLEEYARLSAVLLAAGIA, encoded by the coding sequence ATGAGCGACACTCTGAATATCTCATCGCCAACAAGAACCAAAGCCATTATTCAGCGTTACGGATTCTCTTTCAAAAAAAGCCTGGGCCAGAACTTTCTGATCGACCAGAATATTCTGGACAAAATCGTCGATGCCGCTGGCCTCGACAGCACTGCCGGCGCACTGGAGATTGGGCCGGGTATCGGAGCATTAACTGAAAGACTGGCGATGACCGCCGGGGCAGTTACTGCAGTGGAGATTGACCGCAGACTGATTCCGATTCTAAGGGATGTATTGTCGCCATATCCCCATGTGAAGGTCCGCAATGATGATGTACTGAAGGTCAATATGCAGGAGCTGTTTGCCGAAGACTTTGCCGGTGTGGACCGGGTCAGCGTAGTTGCCAACCTGCCTTATTATGTGACGACTCCTATCCTCATGAAGCTGCTGGAAGAGAAGCTGCCGCTTGATAATATTGTCGTTATGATCCAGAAGGAAGTTGCCGAACGAATGGCTGCTTCTCCCGGGGGCAAGGAGTACGGAAGCCTCAGTATTGCCGTCCAGTATTACAGCGAGCCTGAGCTGGTCTGCATGGTGCCCCGCACGGTGTTCATCCCGCAGCCGAATGTAGAGTCAGCCGTCATCCGTCTGAAGGTCAGAGAGCGCCCTCCGGTTGAAGTTGCCGACGAGAAGCATTTCTTTGATGTCGTTCAGGCATCCTTCACCCAGCGGCGCAAGACGATTGCCAATAACCTGAAGGCCCGCTTCTTCGCTGAGGAAGGACGTGAACGCCTGGAGGCTCTGCTGGCTGAAGCTGGGATAGAGCCGTCCCGCCGCGGGGAGACGCTTAGCCTGGAGGAATATGCGCGGCTAAGCGCTGTCCTGCTGGCTGCGGGAATAGCATAA
- the yabG gene encoding sporulation peptidase YabG, which produces MNLGDLVVRKSYGGDVTFRVENILQNRAVIKGTEFRLLADSPLDDLVQVPPTRITERGQQAQIKAIESLSWLRKDRQEQSQRSGESVSGATGTWAPTPKEAGFFEVPGKVLHLDGDALYLKKSLSLYEQLRIPAEGHHIHESKMAETLYRLLPRVRPDIVVITGHDGVLKQQQAYDLYSLSSYKNSQNFVAAIQVAREYERNFDALTIVAGACQSHFEALLGTGANFASSPGRILIHALDPVYIAAKASFTSIRDTVNLSDVLNHTISGNQGMGGIETRGSFRIGMPRLQNLATLKVAPSVL; this is translated from the coding sequence ATGAATTTAGGAGACTTGGTCGTTCGTAAATCTTATGGCGGCGATGTGACCTTCCGGGTAGAGAATATATTGCAGAATAGAGCCGTCATCAAGGGGACAGAGTTCCGTCTGCTGGCGGATTCTCCACTGGATGATCTGGTGCAGGTGCCACCTACACGGATTACCGAGCGGGGGCAGCAGGCACAGATCAAAGCCATAGAATCCTTAAGCTGGCTGCGCAAGGACCGTCAGGAGCAGAGCCAGCGCAGCGGGGAGAGTGTATCGGGGGCAACTGGCACATGGGCCCCAACTCCGAAGGAAGCCGGATTTTTTGAAGTGCCGGGTAAGGTGCTGCATTTGGATGGCGACGCGCTGTACCTGAAGAAGAGCCTGAGCCTGTATGAGCAACTGCGCATACCGGCGGAAGGGCATCATATTCATGAATCCAAAATGGCGGAGACCTTATACCGGCTGCTGCCCCGTGTGCGTCCGGATATCGTAGTGATCACCGGTCATGACGGAGTACTTAAGCAACAGCAGGCTTATGATCTCTACAGCTTGAGCAGCTACAAAAATTCACAGAATTTTGTCGCCGCTATCCAGGTGGCCCGGGAGTATGAGCGGAATTTCGATGCCCTGACGATTGTTGCAGGAGCATGCCAGTCTCACTTCGAGGCGCTGCTGGGCACAGGAGCGAACTTCGCCAGCTCACCGGGCAGAATACTCATTCATGCCTTGGACCCCGTTTATATTGCGGCTAAGGCCTCGTTCACTTCAATACGGGATACAGTCAATTTGAGTGATGTGCTGAATCATACCATCAGCGGCAATCAGGGAATGGGCGGGATTGAG
- a CDS encoding 3D domain-containing protein translates to MGVFQPEVSHDSQSSSRSFALRLKQVNPRVLSLAGVISIVIALLILLYVHGQSNKEIILVIDGQVQTLETREALLSDVLAKEQISLQPYDELSIGLSDEIQDGDRVVITRAQKLVLTADGATKTIYTTEDSLGDAITKLGYSLEGDDKIFPSLDTAVTPDMEVKIVRITKQTVQRTVNLPFKVIKTADPSLYKGDVRVAQAGKPGAIIQHIEKIYQDGELVSMNMVGKEVQTVTKDKVIAVGTKAVPKPVVAVATTPKATTTSKSSKVSAKSNNVTSKAGVDFEYKKMIKNVSMTAYSSEEPGIGTRTASGTRVTEGRTIAVDPNVIPIGWWVYIEGLGFRRAEDTGGAIKGNKVDVYYDSLSHARNFGRKSRTIYVIGPVKPELN, encoded by the coding sequence GTGGGCGTATTCCAACCAGAGGTATCCCATGATTCGCAATCATCCAGCAGGTCTTTCGCATTACGGTTGAAGCAAGTGAATCCTCGCGTACTTTCACTTGCAGGTGTGATATCGATTGTTATCGCACTGTTAATTCTGCTGTACGTACACGGTCAGAGTAATAAAGAAATTATTTTAGTCATAGACGGACAGGTACAGACACTGGAGACGCGGGAAGCGCTGCTCAGTGATGTGCTGGCAAAGGAACAAATTTCGCTGCAGCCGTATGATGAATTATCTATTGGCCTTAGTGATGAAATACAAGACGGCGACCGTGTCGTAATCACCCGTGCGCAGAAGCTTGTGCTTACTGCAGACGGTGCAACCAAGACCATATACACCACCGAGGATTCGCTCGGAGATGCCATTACCAAGCTGGGTTACAGCCTGGAGGGCGATGACAAGATTTTCCCTTCGCTTGATACCGCAGTTACACCTGACATGGAAGTCAAGATTGTCCGTATTACTAAGCAAACGGTACAGCGGACAGTAAACTTGCCTTTCAAGGTCATCAAAACCGCAGACCCCTCTCTGTATAAGGGAGACGTAAGAGTTGCACAGGCAGGCAAGCCGGGCGCTATCATCCAGCATATCGAGAAGATATATCAGGATGGTGAGTTAGTCTCCATGAATATGGTCGGCAAGGAAGTTCAGACGGTAACCAAAGATAAGGTTATTGCCGTCGGTACCAAAGCAGTTCCGAAGCCTGTTGTAGCTGTTGCAACTACACCCAAAGCAACAACAACCTCCAAATCATCCAAAGTCAGCGCGAAGAGCAACAACGTCACTAGCAAGGCAGGCGTAGATTTTGAATACAAAAAAATGATCAAAAACGTATCCATGACGGCGTATTCCTCGGAAGAACCGGGAATTGGAACTCGTACCGCCTCCGGCACACGCGTAACGGAAGGCCGCACTATCGCTGTTGATCCGAATGTAATACCTATCGGCTGGTGGGTGTACATTGAGGGATTAGGGTTTCGCCGAGCAGAGGATACCGGCGGTGCCATCAAAGGCAACAAGGTGGATGTCTATTACGATTCACTGAGCCACGCCCGTAATTTCGGCCGTAAGTCGCGGACCATCTATGTGATTGGACCTGTGAAGCCGGAGCTTAATTAA